A genomic window from Lycium barbarum isolate Lr01 chromosome 4, ASM1917538v2, whole genome shotgun sequence includes:
- the LOC132636976 gene encoding axial regulator YABBY 5-like codes for MLHFQFLHINMSSCIDSTNPEQLCYIPCNFCNIVLAVSVPCSNLFDIVTVRCGHCTNMWTVNMAAAFQSSSYQSHHHLHQVANYTNSPHECSTRMAARPSITNNSPREERIVNRPPEKRQRVPSAYNQFIKEEIQRIKANNPDITHREAFSTAAKNWAHFPHIHFGLTLEANNQAKLGASHENTEKHIMHRAALPKIKTFTF; via the exons atGTTACACTTTCAATTCCTCCATATAAACATGTCAAGCTGCATTGATTCTACTAATCCTGAGCAACTTTGCTATATCCCTTGCAACTTTTGCAATATTGTTCTTGCG GTGAGTGTTCCATGCAGCAACTTGTTTGATATAGTGACAGTTCGATGTGGACACTGCACAAATATGTGGACTGTTAATATGGCTGCTGCATTTCAGTCCTCTTCTTATCAAAGTCATCATCACCTTCATCAG GTAGCAAACTACACTAATTCTCCTCATGAATGCAGCACTAGGATGGCAGCCCGTCCATCTATCACAAACAATTCTCCTCGTGAGGAGAGGATTGTAAATCGAC CCCCCGAGAAGAGGCAGCGAGTACCTTCAGCATATAACCAGTTCATAAA AGAGGAGATTCAGAGGATCAAGGCTAATAATCCAGATATTACTCATAGGGAAGCATTTAGTACTGCTGCTAAAAAT TGGGCACATTTCCCTCACATTCACTTTGGGCTCACGCTGGAGGCTAACAATCAAGCCAAACTTGGTGCTTCTCATGAG AACACAGAAAAGCATATAATGCATCGAGCTGCATTGCCAAAAATAAAGACCTTCACCTTCTGA